Part of the Drosophila kikkawai strain 14028-0561.14 chromosome 3L, DkikHiC1v2, whole genome shotgun sequence genome is shown below.
TGAGTGATGTGACCAGCGACTTTATGGCGAAGCAAATTTAATACCCTTATCGGCATCGGATGTTACTTGCCATAAAATGACCCGCATTTTCAGCCATTCCGCTCTTCCTTCTGCCAATAAAAGTGTCGAGTGGAGTGCGTGTAATGAGCATCGGACTCCAGGACCCCAATCGAAAATGTCCTGCTCACTTTTCAGACTTCTCTGACTTCTGACCAACCCAACGGATGGCTGGGAAAAGTGttttaaaatgcaaagcaTCATTATTTGTGGGCATcgttaaatttcatttaaagcTGCGCAAAGAGGAGTCGCcagatgacgatgacgatgacgacttTCCACCCCGCAGCAAGGGTCACGGGTCCTGCGCTTATCTTGTCATTGTCATCTTTATTGGCTGCCATTATCGTCCTGCGGGTGTCCATAATTCCGCATGTAATTTGATTACCCACGCAGCCCGCAAATTGCCACGCCTGCCGATATCAACAACAACTTCATTGGCACTCTATGGCCTCTGTAGTAATGGGGGAAAAACTTTAAGGTTAAAGTGTGAGTAAAGGAAAAGTTTGcattgtttttaaagattcTTAATTTGTGTTCCCAAACCTCTAAAGGAGCTGCAATATTTGAGATACATGTTGTTTTCGTTAGGTGATAACCCTAGTGATTCCTTTGGCAACCTGATACTTACTATTTTTTGAATCCATTGAATAACAAAACCTCAATTGCATATCTATAAAAGTAAACATTACGACCCATGCTGAATTTTATATTAGTACGGTTCGATATTTTGGAGTTCCTTCAGTCGCAGACAATATATGAAAGCCAAGAGAAAGGTCAGCacctattttaaaattatttaaaatatttcaaagaatttgcaaacaaaataaagttaaagaaaGCCCTACCGAAGCCACAAAGCTGGCCTGGAAACAAACATGGACAATTTTTTCATCGTCGGTTGTGCTACTATTCATAGAGGTAATCCAGATGAAAGACTTCACCAGCACGTAAGCTGCAATAACGAACAGCATCTGAAAAACTATCGGATTTTAGTTAATCGTCGCGTTATGCCTCTATCTGAACGCACCAGTTGTATACATATTACGTGTCTGTAAAGAGCTGCATAAAATCCAACGCACAGTCCAACGAAATACACAATGCCAACTATGAGATTCAAATAGAGTATGTTTTCTAGAGATTCCGGCTTGCACAAATGTACAATTATCTCCACTATTTCTGCCCCAGAAAAGATCTGTGGATCAAGGATCGGTAAAGTAAGAATGTATCGACACTTTTAATGTCCAACTCACTATAGCAATGGGTATAATAACCAGCGTGCAGATTTTGGACGCGAATGTTGGAAAAACGCACATCCTACTGATCGCCAGAAGCTATAAATACTCACATACATAGCTGGAATtatgaaaaatcccaaaaacttttaattttcaataaatctAACTCTTGTCATGGCTTGCTTAAGTTATGTCAGACGATGAAAAGTATTCGAGAATCAATAGGGTCTGGTATGATGTATCATTACATGGTTTATAAATAAGTAACAACTCTTCCAACTTTAGCTAGTTACTTACAAGTGCTAAGCCGCAAGATGCTCAAGTGGAGGAGTCCTTGGAGCCCCTAGGATATGTGAACAACAAGGGCAACAAAACGACCACCACCAGCAATGCCAACCACAGTGTGGACAATTTCCAGTTGAAGGCACAAAAGCAGGGACACAGGGCCATCGTACCCCCTCATCCTGCAGGACCTTTGGGCCCTGTTTGTTGTCCATCGTCCCGTATCTTGTATCTGGTATCTGCCCTGGGTGTCCTGCGTCTCTGCTAAAATAATCGCCACAATAATCTGTCAACGACAGCTGCTGATGTCATAAAAACCTTTTGAAGATGTCGTTGCCGGAGTCCTTGTTAGGACACACAAACAggagtacacacacacacacacacaggctaATGATAATTTGCCACAATTTACACtccgagcagcagcagcaacaggaccTCCTCGTCCTGCTACCAAAATGGCTGTGATAAAATCATTGATGAAGCCAAAAGCTAATTGAATGTTAATCGCTTGCCATTGACATTGCACGTGGCGGGAAAAGGCAGGTCGGGGTGGAAAATTCCCTGGAAAACCCATCCGAAAATGGGCAAAAAGAGGGATAGAAAACTCTGAAGCAACCCCTCTCCAGACTTTGATCCGATAAAGCTCAAAGGTAAGCGGTCAATTTGCATAAAGTAATGATAAATCAACAGCCAAAAACGACCTTCAAGATGCGTTATTTGCACTTGGTTGTTTTGCAGCGAACGAAGCAAATAGAATACAAACagtctttaaattaaaaattaaattttaatcaacTCGGGGATGCGTATCAGTGGGGTGGAAAATCCAAGAAAAGCTTTGGGCAGTGGGGAGTCTTTTCTTCCATTTTTTGTCTGCTTCTATGACATATCGCGATGGCAAGTCTGGCTTCTTTTCTTCTACTTCAGGATGAGTTGGTCTGGCATTTGGATTCTGGCATTAGCTTTAAGGGTATTCAAAGAAAGTGGTTGGCATAtaaatttaggaaaatgtatatttataatttaaagatttttactttattaaagaCTGTTGAACTACAAGGATTTTGTAAAGAAATTAAGAGCACTTGCACTAGTAAGGACTGAATAGTTTAAGTGATAATTTTAGTCGATATTATCTGTATATAATCTAGAAAAGTTAAAGTCCTTAAGTTAAGTCCTTAAAACACtcaaaaacaaagcaacaTTTTGGccttaaaaccaaaaacatataaatatactGACCTATTAAATGAAATGCAGAATTGttatccttttatttttttgtaaaaaaaaatcaagaaggcTATAAACACATGGCTAACGTTCACACTCTTCAGAATGAAACATGGAAAACAGTTGGTCGATAACTAGGATGCAAATTTGCATTTTCTGCAACCGAAAATGTTTCAATTGCATTTCGTTCAACGGGCTACTGCCCCTGACAGCAGTCACATTAAATGCAGGAACCGAATCCAAACAGTATCCACGGAACGGCCCTTTTGTGGTTCCGTGGAGTCTAAGTTGCAATAGAAATACTGGACCAAAGGCAAcatcaaatgcaaatgcaaacagACAGCAACGGTCACAACAGCCGCAGCAGATGCATCAATTGTCTAATTGTTTGCCGAGACAGAGTCGTCATAATGTCCATCAAATAGTGGGGAAGGGGCCAGGAAACAGAATGTCCTTGTTGTAGGTACACTGGGaagtaaatataatagaatTTGGATCTTCAAATGAAAAATTAGATGCtttcttgaaaaatattatatttaaatttgtttttaaatttgaactcagtttatatttttgaaatggtTATAAgataatgaaatatatttaaccaAAATAGATATAGAATTTTAAAcaacattataaaatatgtatagatTGTATAAACACATCCCAACACTTTTTTGATCAGTGCATCTATAGAAAACAGTGTCTGTGACGGCGTCTGGAGTGTCATAGCCGGGTTGGACCCGTGGGATAGgtaaatttgatttatgaccTATTATGCGTCTTATGTCCAgccataatttaattatacgaGGACACACGCCCAGACGGAATACCAAACCCATATTGTCTGCAGTTTTTCAGCCACATGCACAATCTGCCGCACATAATGCTCTTATTTAAATCATGGAAATTCGCTTACCTAAATTGCATTGCAACAATTGCCAGGACGACCCCATGGTCCTTTTTGTCTGTACTGTCCAGTGTGTTTCGTTTTATGGCAAAAACTGAAAGCGACAATCTCAAGccgaaatgtaaatgtaattaaagtGCAGTTAGGCAGTACGGGGGGATTGTGCGTGGCATgcgaaatgaaattgaaataaattattgacTAATTGTCAACTCAGACGAGGACAATCTGGCACATTTTGGCATGTggcacggggcgtatgagcaatcAAATAGCGAATAACAAGTCGCAAATCGAAGCCAAAgccaagaacaacaaatgCAGCTAATTTGAGAAGCTAAAAATTCCAAGACGGGTAGACCTCATACCCCTGCCTCTTAGACAcgttttcatttaatttaattgttattgtCTGGCCTGTCACTTTGGTCTGGAGGGAATGGAGCGGCTCCATTGCATGTCTAATTAGTGTCATCTTAAAAATGCCATCGAATTTCAATTGCCACTTGGCTCGGAGTGCTTTAATCTTTAATCTAGGAGTGCATATAACTTAATTTAGCCATTTCGATTTAAGTTAGAGCCACTTGAAGATTGTTTTGGCTTTTGGTTAGTAAGGGAAGTAAATGGTCAATTGAAATAGGTTTAAATATGCTTAGGGGCAAAGTGAATATGTCTTCAATATAACAAGAAATAATAGATATTTTAAGTTAGTTTCTCTGCTGTTTGATTGCATTTTAGTGAACATTAGGTAAATTAGAAGACATTACTTGCTTAATTGCTTACAAACAAAGAtacattttgtaatttatctatatgttttaaatattataagacCTCTAATGTAACCTATAGAAATTCAAATgcaataaacaattaatatatattttttattattacccCACTCCCCACAGTTTTATTGCGCAACCCGAATGTCGCTCGAGTAATCCCGCCGAAATATCACTGTCAAAACACACATTCGATCTGTTGATCCGCCTCCCCTTTTTGGCCGCCTGTCAGTGGATTCGATTGAACCCATTGAGCCCTCGCTGCGGTGCCATTAATGTACAGTGTGTACAC
Proteins encoded:
- the LOC108078087 gene encoding uncharacterized protein translates to MCVFPTFASKICTLVIIPIAIIFSGAEIVEIIVHLCKPESLENILYLNLIVGIVYFVGLCVGFYAALYRHVICIQLMLFVIAAYVLVKSFIWITSMNSSTTDDEKIVHVCFQASFVASVLTFLLAFIYCLRLKELQNIEPY